A genomic segment from Solenopsis invicta isolate M01_SB chromosome 5, UNIL_Sinv_3.0, whole genome shotgun sequence encodes:
- the LOC105204306 gene encoding uncharacterized protein LOC105204306 isoform X1, with product MDNRNKGSREAHQSGSFRKDRSKKIPPKNRYTAEKVELSDENISSSAKKLKTDRETSAPEDPNIGYRILNFLAVFSALSECVKCKKCDSDVRFSIESTRGLGFKIVVSCSSCKPTFIPSCPYIKTAYEINTRFFFVMRLLGIGLRGAMKFCGLMDLPPPVQQTTYDMIIENIHSAASSIVQLVLKQAVKEEQQEITNQNSSDDIKKLTVSGDGTWRKRGFTSLYGVAVLIGHLTGKVVDFIVKSAYCAECNYWNKHVNTEQYQEWKSNHEENCQANHVGSPGKMEVDAMKELFSRSVEKHGVM from the coding sequence ATGGATAACAGAAATAAAGGTTCTCGGGAAGCTCATCAATCCGGATCTTTTCGCAAAGATCGAAGCAAGAAGATACCGCCTAAAAATCGATATACTGCCGAAAAAGTAGAACTTTCCGACGAGAATATTAGTTCGAGTGCCAAAAAATTGAAGACTGATCGTGAGACATCTGCGCCAGAAGATCCAAACATCGGGTatcgaattttgaattttctggCAGTGTTTTCTGCCTTATCGGAATGTGTAAAATGCAAAAAGTGTGATAGTGATGTTCGATTCTCAATAGAAAGCACTCGAGGGCTCGGTTTTAAAATTGTAGTTTCATGTTCATCCTGCAAACCGACTTTCATTCCTTCGTGCCCGTACATCAAGACTGCTTACGAAATAAATACACGATTCTTTTTTGTTATGCGTTTATTGGGGATTGGTTTGCGTGGAGCTATGAAATTTTGTGGCCTCATGGATTTACCGCCTCCGGTTCAACAAACGACGTATGATATGATAATTGAGAACATTCATTCTGCTGCTTCAAGTATTGTTCAATTGGTGTTAAAACAAGCTGTAAAAGAAGAACAACAGGAAATAACAAATCAAAATTCGAGTGATGATATCAAAAAACTGACCGTTTCAGGAGATGGTACGTGGCGAAAACGTGGTTTTACCTCATTATATGGAGTTGCGGTTCTCATTGGTCACTTGACAGGAAAAGTCGttgattttattgtaaagtcTGCTTATTGTGCTGAATGCAACTATTGGAATAAACACGTCAATACCGAGCAATATCAGGAATGGAAATCTAATCACGAAGAAAATTGCCAGGCAAATCATGTCGGATCGCCAGGCAAAATGGAAGTAGACGCCATGAAGGAATTATTTTCAAGATCTGTCGAAAAACATGGagttatgtaa